A region of Salvia splendens isolate huo1 chromosome 17, SspV2, whole genome shotgun sequence DNA encodes the following proteins:
- the LOC121775381 gene encoding telomere repeat-binding protein 3-like gives MVSKKRLGYGFSGYRGPVIPRAPRSIRKRGPHKKLVEDSQLCAFELLAAVAGKLLLESESSASSNVAEAKSQLGSSRDRNEKRQPRDDKALKSESFDHGSCAESAFVPKVSVEDRNLFNKGIPQAENDQVVEQTAVHVSSDFQQKLDCDIKLGISEEKSLDENATCKIESSNFIGESLNSKVESGSEVQSQDDKNRIGHLSMANTSTVNDSIGEYVNTNVLSNPESSVKFPLYRDSKPDALLKKCYNNVKVGTRDDDENSFRCNKSSTKSRPLRPQPSILRHRMRKMMTSKYWRATPKLMDYELYSTSEGMKTFYRYRKSMHARERCEQAPLKKRKLSDRSFSVAIDQEQSSDSIFNLPEKASGASIKGHAKAKDPNVTFSIKSFKVPELYIDVPETATVGSLKRTVVDAVAAILGGGIRVGVIYQGKKVRDDQRTLQQAGISQCANPDNLGFILEPSFTHVSPSETPKKPTVLFPCADRPSPRSPISPMTHSGVSNASLDPPLVTKSDNVDNNEYILSPTTPDNKLTDGAVINSKALIPAPAPPMNVEPLAAIPANLKHKRSEMSQRRTRRPFSVTEVEALVEAVETLGTGRWRDVKMRAFEDADHRTYVDLKDKWKTLVHTASISPQQRRGEPVPHELLDRVLSAHSYWSQHQSRQHGKHPADPLNVDSREGILGA, from the exons ATGGTGTCGAAAAAGAGGCTGGGTTATGGATTCAGCGGTTACCGGGGCCCTGTTATTCCTAGAGCTCCTAGATCTATTAGG AAGAGAGGCCCACACAAGAAATTAGTAGAGGATAGCCAACTTTGCGCCTTCGAATTGCTTGCAGCTGTAGCTGGAAAGTTGTTACTCGAGAGTGAAAGTTCTGCTTCTAGTAATGTAGCAGAAGCGAAGTCCCAGCTCGGCAGTTCCAGAGACAGAAATGAGAAACGGCAGCCTAGAGACGATAAAGCTCTGAAATCGGAAAGCTTTGACCATGGAAGTTGTGCTGAGAGTGCATTTGTTCCAAAAGTTTCTGTTGAGGATCGTAATCTCTTCAATAAGGGTATTCCGCAAGCAGAAAATGATCAGGTTGTTGAACAGACTGCTGTACATGTAAGTTCTGATTTCCAACAGAAACTCGATTGTGATATAAAGCTTGGGATTTCTGAGGAGAAGAGTTTGGATGAAAATGCTACATGTAAAATAGAAAGCTCCAATTTCATTGGTGAGAGTCTTAACAGCAAAGTAGAAAGTGGATCAGAAGTGCAATCACAGGATGACAAAAATCGGATAGGTCACTTATCAATGGCTAACACATCGACTGTAAATGATTCAATCGGTGAATATGTGAATACTAATGTTCTGTCTAACCCAGAGAGTAGTGTCAAGTTTCCCTTGTACAGAGACTCGAAACCTGATGCTTTGTTGAAGAAGTGTTACAACAATGTAAAGGTAGGGACCAGAGATGATGACGAAAATTCTTTTAGGTGCAATAAGTCTAGCACCAAGAGTAGGCCCTTGAGGCCACAGCCTAGTATTTTACGTCACAGAATGAGGAAGATGATGACGTCCAAATACTGGAGAGCAACTCCCAAGCTGATGGATTACGAACTTTATAGCACCA GTGAAGGAATGAAGACATTTTACCGGTATAGAAAGAGCATGCATGCACGAGAAAGGTGTGAACAAGCACCTCTTAAGAAAAGGAAATTGTCTGATCGCAGCTTTAGTGTTGCAATTGATCAGGAGCAGAGCAGTGATAGCATCTTCAATTTGCCTGAGAAGG CTAGTGGAGCTTCAATTAAAGGTCACGCAAAAGCAAAGGATCCTAATG TGACGTTTAGCATTAAGTCCTTCAAGGTACCAGAGCTGTACATTGATGTCCCTGAAACTGCAACTGTTGGTTCTCTGAAG AGGACTGTTGTGGATGCAGTTGCGGCTATACTTGGAGGTGGAATAAGAGTTGGGGTAATTTATCAAGGGAAGAAGGTCAGAGATGACCAAAGGACTTTGCAGCAAGCTGGTATTTCTCAGTGTGCCAACCCTGATAACCTGGGTTTTATATTAGAACCGAGTTTCACACATGTTTCCCCATCCGAGACTCCTAAGAAACCTACTGTGTTATTTCCATGTGCAGACCGACCCTCGCCTAG GTCTCCTATATCCCCAATGACCCATTCAGGGGTGTCAAACGCCTCGTTGGACCCTCCGCTTGTTACAAAGTCAGACAATGTGGACAACAATGAATATATATTGTCTCCAACGACCCCTGATAATAAGCTAACAGATGGAGCCGTTATCAACTCCAAGGCATTGATACCAGCCCCTGCCCCTCCAATGAATGTGGAGCCCCTTGCTGCAATCCCTGCAAATTTGAAACATAAACGCAGTGAGATGTCACAGCGTAGAACTAGGAGACCATTCTCTGTGACAGAAGTGGAAGCACTAGTTGAAGCTGTTGAAACGCTGGGAACTGGAAG GTGGCGGGATGTTAAAATGCGTGCTTTCGAGGATGCTGATCATAGAACATATGTCGACTTAAAG GATAAATGGAAGACACTGGTCCATACAGCCAGCATTTCCCCTCAGCAGAGACGGGGAGAGCCCGTGCCACACGAGTTGCTGGACCGTGTTTTATCTGCGCACTCTTATTGGTCGCAGCATCAGTCGAGACAACACGGTAAGCACCCAGCAGACCCTTTGAATGTCGATTCTCGCGAGGGGATCCTTGGAGCTTGA
- the LOC121774647 gene encoding scarecrow-like protein 14, with protein sequence MDKNFRAISGPVSRMRSNNEALHVFPNANVISDLRISDRFFNGNIADNSRHTSSQFSFDTGVQSREDDSPEDFDFNDGVLKFINHILMEEDVEDKTCMFQESAALQAAEKSFHEALAEQRPASSDNHPVPNLDQGVESPDEKFLEESRSNVYDPSDVEVFSPDWFYDPDFNGYNGHHITVDVLSTCQSSYSSSSSNGTFADGPVDSPVSILKNADVFSNQESAMQFMKGAEEASRFLPCGSNLITGVRNDESRERAKKVGSTSVAVKLEQRSDEETLDIPRGKKNPYRETSGLQEERSSKQSAIYSDTTLSDDMFDLVLLCSGGKNESALRKELSEVTKSTPQEDQPEGVNGGKIQGKKKGGRRSVVDLRTLLSLCAQAVAADDRRTANEFLKQIRQHSTRTGDGMQRLACYFADGLEARMAGYGDPVYACVNALPTSASDILRAYHILIATCPFRKISNFFANKTIMNVSEKATRIHIVDFGIFYGFQWPSFMQRLSNRPGGPPKLRITGIDFPCPGFRPAARVEEAGRRLAGYAETFGVPFEFNAIAQKWETIRLEDLKIEKDELLVVSCLFRFRNLLDETVVVNSPRNIVLSLIKKMNPAVFVQGVVNGSYNAPFFITRFREAMFHYSSIFDMLDTIIPREIHERMLLERTVFGQEAVNVISCEGAERIERPETYKQWQVRNMRAGFVQLPLDKEIVKMAKNRVKLSYHKDFVIDQDGQWMLQGWKGRIIYALSSWRPAY encoded by the coding sequence ATGGATAAGAACTTCAGAGCTATTAGTGGACCAGTTTCAAGAATGAGATCAAACAACGAAGCCCTTCACGTGTTTCCTAACGCTAATGTGATCAGTGATCTGAGGATTAGTGATAGGTTCTTCAATGGGAATATAGCTGATAACTCTAGGCATACCTCTAGCCAATTTAGTTTTGACACCGGGGTTCAATCACGGGAGGATGACTCTCCCGAGGATTTTGATTTCAATGATGGTGTGCTCAAGTTCATAAACCACATCCTCATGGAAGAGGACGTGGAAGATAAAACCTGTATGTTTCAAGAGTCTGCAGCTCTTCAAGCTGCAGAGAAGTCATTCCACGAGGCTCTTGCAGAGCAGCGTCCTGCTTCGAGTGATAATCATCCGGTGCCCAATTTGGACCAGGGTGTCGAAAGCCCTGACGAGAAGTTTCTTGAAGAATCAAGAAGTAATGTTTATGACCCTAGTGACGTGGAGGTGTTTTCTCCTGATTGGTTTTATGATCCCGACTTCAATGGATATAACGGACATCATATTACTGTCGATGTTCTCTCGACTTGTCAGTCATCATACAGTTCATCTTCTAGCAATGGTACCTTTGCTGATGGGCCGGTTGATTCGCCCGTTAGCATTCTTAAAAACGCAGATGTGTTCAGCAATCAAGAGTCGGCTATGCAATTCATGAAGGGAGCTGAAGAAGCAAGTAGATTTCTTCCTTGTGGCAGCAACCTGATTACGGGTGTGAGAAATGATGAGTCGAGGGAAAGGGCGAAGAAGGTAGGCTCCACCAGCGTGGCTGTTAAGTTGGAACAGAGATCTGATGAGGAGACCCTCGATATACCAAGGGGGAAGAAAAATCCTTATCGTGAGACATCAGGATTACAAGAGGAAAGGAGCAGCAAGCAGTCGGCCATTTATTCCGACACCACTTTGAGCGATGACATGTTCGATCTCGTTCTTCTGTGCAGTGGCGGAAAAAATGAATCCGCCCTGCGCAAAGAATTGAGTGAAGTAACTAAAAGCACTCCTCAGGAGGATCAACCGGAGGGAGTCAACGGTGGGAAAATCCAGGGTAAGAAAAAAGGAGGAAGGCGAAGTGTGGTCGATTTGAGAACCTTATTGAGCCTTTGTGCACAAGCCGTTGCAGCTGATGACCGTAGGACAGCAAATGAGTTCCTGAAGCAGATTCGACAGCATTCTACTCGAACGGGGGACGGGATGCAGAGACTCGCTTGTTACTTTGCTGATGGTCTTGAGGCACGTATGGCTGGATACGGAGATCCTGTATATGCTTGTGTTAATGCATTGCCTACCTCGGCTTCTGACATCCTGAGAGCCTACCATATATTGATAGCAACGTGTCCGTTTAGGAAGATATCTAATTTCTTTGCTAATAAAACCATCATGAATGTTTCTGAGAAAGCCACGAGGATCCACATTGTCGATTTTGGCATTTTCTATGGTTTCCAATGGCCTAGCTTTATGCAACGGCTGAGTAATAGACCCGGTGGGCCCCCAAAGCTTCGTATTACTGGAATTGACTTTCCGTGTCCGGGTTTCCGGCCAGCAGCAAGGGTTGAAGAGGCTGGGAGGCGTTTGGCTGGCTATGCCGAGACTTTTGGAGTACCGTTTGAATTCAATGCGATTGCTCAGAAGTGGGAAACGATTAGACTCGAAGATCTTAAGATAGAGAAAGACGAGTTGCTCGTGGTGAGCTGTTTATTTCGATTCAGGAACCTTCTCGATGAGACTGTCGTAGTGAATAGCCCGAGAAATATCGTTCTAAGCCTTATCAAGAAGATGAATCCTGCCGTCTTCGTCCAGGGGGTTGTGAATGGCTCGTACAACGCTCCCTTTTTCATTACAAGATTCCGGGAGGCGATGTTTCACTACTCCTCGATTTTTGACATGCTCGACACCATTATTCCCCGAGAGATTCATGAGAGGATGCTTCTTGAGAGAACAGTGTTTGGGCAAGAGGCCGTGAACGTAATTTCTTGCGAAGGAGCCGAAAGGATCGAGAGACCAGAGACTTACAAGCAATGGCAGGTCCGGAACATGAGAGCTGGATTCGTGCAGCTTCCTCTCGACAAGGAGATCGTGAAAATGGCTAAAAATAGAGTCAAGTTGTCATACCACAAGGATTTTGTGATCGATCAAGACGGCCAGTGGATGTTGCAAGGGTGGAAAGGGCGCATCATATACGCGCTCTCTTCTTGGAGGCCTGCTTATTGA